A genomic segment from Sparus aurata chromosome 10, fSpaAur1.1, whole genome shotgun sequence encodes:
- the LOC115590047 gene encoding Fc receptor-like protein 5, producing the protein MEETCLLRLLFVTSLLSGCTHQASLKISPHRSQLFVGESVSLRCEEDDSSDGWTVTRSTSGGTRTKCVADWGRKDGSSCVISFMRTWDSGVYWCESTGGAASSSINITVTGGAVILQSPVLPVMEGDDVTLTCTTKTSNLSAAFYKDGSVIRTEPTGHMTIQNVSRSDEGLYKCNTSRDGESPPSWIAVTGKPTTAPPPDSTLLHLVFRLLLHLVVFCPYCISTGIMVSLYRCRSTGNYLPVSMEMAPPTQAEQGLADEYDDVMAAVTTEHHL; encoded by the exons ATGGAGGAAACATGTCTGCTGCGTCTACTCT ttGTGACGTCACTGCTGAGCGGCTGCACACACCAAG cctctctgaagATCAGTCCTCACAGATCTCAGCTGTTTGTAGGagagtctgtctctctgaggtgtgaggaggacgacagctctgatggatggACGGTGACGAGGAGCACGAGTGGAGGAACCAGGACAAAGTGTGTCGCTGACTGGGGAAGGAAAGATGGTTCTTCCTGTGTCATCAGCTTCATGAGGACATGGGACAGTGGAGTTTACTGGTGTGAGTCCACAGGCGGAGCAGCCAGTAGCAGCATCAACATCACGGTCACTG gtggagcagtgatcctgcagagtcctgtcctccctgtgatggagggagatgatgtcactctcaCCTGTACAACAAAGACCTCCAACCTCTCAGCTGCTTTCTATAAAGATGGCTCCGTCATCAGGACTGAGCCTACAGGTCACATGACCATCCAAAATGTTTCCAGgtctgatgaaggactctacaAGTGTAACACCAGCCGTGATGGAGAGTCTCCACCCAGCTGGATCGCTGTCACAG GTAAACCTACAACAGCCCCGCCCCCTGACTCCACCCTCCTCCATCTGGTTTTCAGACTGCTCCTCCACCTGGTGGTGTTCTGTCCGTACTGCATCTCCACTGGCATCATGGTGTCTTTATATCGATGCAGGTCCACAG GAAATTACCTGCCCGTCTCCATGGAGATGGCTCCTCCCACCCAGGCTGAGCAGGGATTGGCTGATGAgtatgatgatgtcatggctgCTGTCACCACAGAGCATCACCTCTGA